One Pseudomonadota bacterium DNA segment encodes these proteins:
- a CDS encoding inorganic pyrophosphatase: MPHATPEEIRRFLQYTFKSHPWHGIATLAKEPDTFNAYLEVVPSDMVKYEIDKATGHLKVDRPQKYSSLCPTLYGFIPRTYCGEKVGLFCSQATGRAGIEGDGDPLDICVLSEKPITHADILVRATPIGGLRMVDHNQADDKIIAVLEGDLEYGRWRSIQDMPTALVDRLRHYFLTYKQLPESALSAGEAPAPRLVEITHVYDRDEAMAVIAASIEDYTDRFGNPEEMLVEFFTSLIRKS, from the coding sequence ATGCCACACGCCACGCCTGAAGAGATCCGTCGCTTCCTGCAGTACACGTTCAAGTCGCATCCCTGGCACGGCATCGCGACCCTGGCCAAGGAACCCGACACCTTCAACGCCTATCTCGAGGTCGTGCCCTCTGACATGGTCAAGTACGAGATCGACAAGGCCACGGGGCATCTGAAAGTCGATCGTCCGCAGAAGTACTCGAGCCTCTGTCCCACCCTCTACGGCTTCATCCCCCGCACCTACTGCGGCGAGAAGGTGGGGCTGTTCTGCTCGCAGGCCACGGGGCGCGCGGGCATCGAGGGCGACGGTGACCCGCTCGACATCTGCGTGCTGAGCGAGAAGCCCATCACCCACGCCGACATCCTGGTGCGCGCCACGCCCATCGGTGGGCTGCGCATGGTCGACCACAACCAGGCCGACGACAAGATCATCGCGGTTCTCGAGGGCGACCTCGAGTACGGTCGCTGGCGAAGCATCCAAGACATGCCGACCGCACTGGTCGACCGGCTGCGGCACTACTTCCTCACCTACAAGCAGCTGCCGGAATCCGCCCTCTCCGCGGGGGAAGCGCCCGCGCCACGTCTGGTGGAGATCACGCACGTCTACGATCGAGACGAGGCCATGGCTGTCATCGCCGCGTCCATCGAAGACTACACCGACAGGTTCGGCAATCCTGAGGAGATGCTGGTCGAGTTCTTCACCTCCCTCATCCGCAAGTCGTGA